One Phaseolus vulgaris cultivar G19833 chromosome 2, P. vulgaris v2.0, whole genome shotgun sequence DNA window includes the following coding sequences:
- the LOC137810256 gene encoding uncharacterized protein, with product MSSFTSIALDRLIEPGASNPVDESTPTSIPIPNSQKLERSTKAPANKSKSFSDVEIHDGENVNQKSFDAVVASSAGDFPVTFTNTELVKENKGNGVYDGKLDSSNGADLANCPREAGSSSLTDYLLKEKPPALKLDRFREVEDFFDPPDSMSFASNTDGEENLSMKFSSPIQEYHDAWEEFSSTGMSQNSTEDVDTEVELHEMRLSLLVEIEKRKQAEESLNTMRSQWESIRQGLYQAGVILPAELTSVAKDEQLNSEGVEDICQQVYIARIISNTIGKGIARAEVETEMEAQLQAKNFDIARLLERIRCYETMNREMSQRNQEAVEMARRERQRRRNKRQRWIWGSIKTVISLITVALVSSYLPVDTGSSSAEHDLTSSTELDLTPEHDDVAE from the exons ATGTCTAGTTTCACTTCCATAGCACTGGATAGGTTGATAGAGCCGGGAGCTTCAAATCCAGTTGATGAATCTACTCCAACTTCAATTCCTATCCCGAACTCGCAGAAGCTAGAGAGAAGTACTAAGGCGCCTGCCAATAAAAGTAAGAGTTTCTCTGATGTGGAAATTCATGATGGTGAAAATGTTAATCAAAAGAGCTTTGATGCTGTTGTTGCAAGTTCAGCTGGTGACTTCCCTGTTACTTTTACAAACACTGAACTTGTTAAAGAGAATAAGGGGAATGGTGTCTATGACGGCAAACTGGATAGCAGCAATGGTGCTGACCTTGCAAATTGTCCCAGAGAAGCTGGAAGTAGTAGCTTAACAGATTATTTACTCAAGGAAAAGCCACCGGCATTGAAGTTGGACAGATTTAGAGAAGTTGAAGACTTCTTTGATCCACCAGACTCAATGAGTTTTGCAAGCAACACAGATGGGGAAGAGAATCTTTCTATGAAATTTAGCAGTCCTATTCAGGAGTATCATGATGCATGGGAAG AATTTTCTTCCACCGGCATGAGTCAAAATTCTACAGAGGATGTTGACACTGAAGTTGAATTGCATGAAATGAGATTAAGTCTGTTGGTGGAGATTGAGAAGCGGAAGCAAGCCGAAGAATCCCTAAACACCATGAGAAGCCAATGGGAGAGTATTAGGCAAGGATTATATCAAGCAGGAGTTATTTTGCCTGCAGAGCTTACTTCTGTTGCAAAGGATGAGCAGCTGAATTCTGAGGGTGTGGAAGATATATGTCAACAGGTTTATATTGCTAGGATTATATCAAACACCATTGGAAAAGGAATTGCCAGGGCGGAGGTAGAGACAGAGATGGAAGCTCAACTACAGGCAAAGAACTTTGATATTGCTCGACTTTTGGAACGCATCCGTTGTTATGAGACCATGAATAGGGAGATGTCTCAGAGGAACCAGGAAGCAGTAG AAATGGCTCGGCGTGAGAGGCAAAGGAGGAGGAACAAGAGGCAGAGATGGATTTGGGGTTCCATCAAAACTGTAATTTCTCTCATCACTGTTGCATTAGTATCCTCTTATCTCCCTGTGGATACAGGGTCATCCTCTGCTGAACATGATCTAACATCCTCTACTGAACTTGATCTAACTCCTGAACATGATGATGTAGCCGAGTAA
- the LOC137810258 gene encoding lipid phosphate phosphatase epsilon 2, chloroplastic, with amino-acid sequence MAAASSICQTPFTLFQGSNGVERRNLKNASVPDCCFPPSRSLLCSGFHSRRPVLRRNSFWVSKSMGESMRTSAFRDGEGDENIQVFEQEAFIDGTSPFQSKLLSHEVEYKLNRLSKWIVSALYGGFILWRHDAEALWFTAGSILNALLSVLLKHILNQERPSTLKSDPGMPSSHAQSIFFAVFFVILSGVEWLGLNVFTIALSGLVLTSGSFFSYLRVSQQLHTVNQVVVGAVIGSIFSILWYWLWNGFILDVFASYLWVRIVVVLGSVGLCIGFVLFAIRYWLQDD; translated from the exons ATGGCAGCAGCTTCTTCAATTTGCCAAACTCCCTTTACTCTTTTTCAGGGGTCAAATGGGGTTGAACGAAGAAACTTGAAAAACGCTTCAGTTCCTGATTGTTGTTTTCCTCCTTCAAGATCATTACTTTGCAGTGGATTTCATTCAAGGAGACCTGTTTTGAGAAGGAACTCCTTCTGGGTATCCAAAAGCATGGGTGAATCTATGAGAACTTCTGCTTTCAGAGATGGAGAAGGCGATGAAAACATACAAGTGTTTGAACAAGAAGCTTTCATCGATGGGACGTCCCCGTTTCAGTCAAAGCTTTTGTCCCATGAGGTGGAATACAAGCTCAATCGACTG AGCAAGTGGATAGTAAGTGCCCTCTATGGTGGTTTCATTCTTTGGAGGCATGATGCAGAAGCCTTATGGTTTACCGCAGGGTCAATTTTGAATGCATTGCTTTCTGTTTTGCTCAAACATATACTGAATCAGGAGCGACCTTCAACCCTGAAATCTGACCCAGGGATGCCATCTTCACATGCACAATCCATATTCTTTGCTGTCTTCTTTGTTATTTTGTCAG GCGTAGAATGGCTTGGGCTAAATGTATTTACCATTGCCCTGAGTGGATTGGTCCTGACATCTGGCTCTTTCTTT TCGTACCTGAGGGTGTCACAACAGCTTCATACAGTGAACCAAGTGGTTGTTGGAGCTGTTATTGGATCCATTTTCTCTATTTTATGGTACTGGCTGTGGAACGGTTTTATACTGGATGTTTTCGCATCTTATCTATGGGTTAGAATCGTTGTTGTTTTGGGGTCGGTGGGACTCTGCATAGGTTTTGTTTTATTTGCTATTCGTTATTGGCTTCAAGATGACTAG
- the LOC137810257 gene encoding mannan endo-1,4-beta-mannosidase 7-like, whose product MKHFVLVFLLAILAPQECFHATVEARDGFVRTRGIHFMLNGYPYYVNGFNAYWLMYTASDPSQRFKVSNAFREAASHGLTVARTWAFSDGGYRPLQYSPGFYNDQMFMGLDFVISEARKYGIKLILSLVNNYENFGGKKQYVNWARSQGQYLTSDDDFFRSPVVKGYYMNHVRTVLNRYNRFTGTRYKDDPTIMAWELMNEPRCTSDPSGRTIQAWITEMAWFVKSIDRNHLLEAGLEGFYGQSTPKRKRLNPGFDIGTDFIANNRISDIDFATVHCYPDQWVSSSNDQYQLSFLNSWLSAHFMDAQYAIRKPVLVAEFGKSLKGSAYERDEVFNAVYYRIYASAKRGGAAGGALFWQLLTGGMESFQDGYGIMLGQSSSTADLIARQSRKLFLIRKIFARVANMRRWRRSRGSRGFSGSGGGNGGGHVGN is encoded by the exons ATGAAGCATTTTGTCTTGGTCTTTCTTTTGGCCATTCTGGCCCCTCAGGAGTGTTTCCATGCCACAGTGGAAGCAAGGGATGGTTTCGTCAGAACCAGAGGCATCCACTTCATGCTGAACGGATACCCTTACTATGTAAACGGCTTCAACGCCTACTGGTTAATGTACACAGCTTCTGATCCATCTCAGAGGTTCAAGGTTTCCAATGCCTTCCGAGAAGCAGCAAGTCACGGCCTTACCGTTGCTAGAACTTGGGCCTTCAGTGATGGTGGTTATAGACCCCTACAGTATTCCCCTGGCTTCTACAATGACCAAATGTTCATG GGGTTGGACTTCGTTATATCTGAGGCCAGAAAGTACGGAATTAAGCTCATACTGAGCTTGGTGAACAACTATGAAAATTTTGGAGGCAAGAAGCAGTATGTGAACTGGGCTAGAAGTCAAGGGCAGTACCTTACTTCAGATGATGATTTCTTCAGGAGCCCTGTTGTTAAGGGCTACTACATGAACCATGTCAGG ACTGTTCTTAACAGATACAACAGATTTACTGGCACCCGTTACAAAGATGACCCAACCATCATGGCGTGGGAGCTTATGAACGAGCCTAGGTGCACATCGGATCCTTCAGGAAGGACTATTCAG GCGTGGATCACGGAAATGGCTTGGTTTGTGAAGTCGATAGACAGGAACCACTTATTGGAGGCAGGTTTGGAAGGGTTTTACGGTCAATCAACACcaaagagaaaaagattgaatcCCGGTTTCGACATAGGCACAGACTTCATTGCAAATAACCGAATCTCAGACATAGATTTTGCAACTGTCCACTGTTACCCCGACCAATG GGTATCCAGCTCCAACGACCAGTATCAGCTTTCGTTCTTGAACAGCTGGCTCAGTGCTCACTTCATGGACGCGCAATACGCTATAAGGAAACCGGTTCTGGTGGCGGAATTTGGGAAATCGTTGAAGGGTTCGGCATACGAGAGGGATGAAGTGTTCAATGCTGTGTATTACAGAATATACGCTTCGGCTAAGAGAGGAGGAGCAGCAGGGGGAGCGTTGTTCTGGCAGCTTCTGACGGGGGGAATGGAATCTTTTCAAGACGGGTATGGAATCATGCTTGGCCAGAGTTCCTCTACGGCCGATCTCATTGCGCGCCAATCTCGGAAGCTGTTTCTGATTCGGAAGATCTTTGCGAGGGTGGCGAACATGCGGCGATGGCGAAGATCCAGAGGCAGCAGAGGATTTTCTGGCTCTGGAGGTGGAAACGGAGGTGGCCACGTTGGCAACTGA